A portion of the Streptococcus sp. Marseille-Q6470 genome contains these proteins:
- a CDS encoding type I restriction-modification system subunit M — METTQTSQSLYQALWNSADVLRSKMDANDYKSYLLGMVFYKYLSDKMLFFVAETMEEGTDSLEDALEVYRNYYEDADTHEDLVSVMNDELNYIIKPDLTFTALVARVNEGTFQLEDLAQGFRDIEQSDDLYENLFEDIDLYSKKLGATPQKQNQTVAAVMKELAVLDVAGHAGDMLGDAYEYLIGQFATDSGKKAGEFYTPQPVAKLMTQIAFLGREDQEGFTIYDATMGSGSLLLNAKKYSHKPQTVVYFGQELNTSTYNLARMNMILHGVPVENQFLHNADTLDEDWPTQEPTNFDGVLMNPPYSAKWSASSGFMADPRFSPFGKLAPQSKADFAFLLHGYYHLKQDNGVMAIVLPHGVLFRGNAEGTIRKALLEEGAIDTVIGLPANIFFNTSIPTTVIILKKNRTNRDVYFIDASKEFDKGKNQNIMTDAHIEKILEAYKSREEIDKFAHLASYEEIVENDYNLNIPRYVDTFEEEEVEPLTDIVSKINETNKAIESQTASLLEMLGQLHGTTPEADAELKEFLKNFKG; from the coding sequence ATGGAAACAACACAAACTTCCCAGTCGCTCTATCAGGCCCTGTGGAACTCAGCGGATGTTCTCCGCTCTAAGATGGATGCCAACGACTACAAGTCCTATCTTTTGGGCATGGTCTTTTACAAGTATCTATCGGACAAGATGCTCTTTTTCGTGGCTGAGACTATGGAAGAGGGGACAGATAGTCTTGAGGATGCTCTTGAGGTCTATCGCAATTACTACGAGGATGCAGATACTCATGAGGATTTGGTCTCTGTCATGAACGATGAGCTCAACTATATCATCAAACCAGACTTGACCTTTACGGCTCTAGTAGCTCGTGTCAATGAGGGGACTTTTCAGCTGGAAGATCTAGCTCAAGGTTTTCGTGATATCGAGCAGAGTGACGACCTCTATGAAAATCTCTTTGAAGATATCGACCTCTACTCTAAAAAGCTAGGGGCTACTCCGCAAAAGCAAAACCAAACGGTAGCAGCAGTCATGAAAGAGTTGGCTGTGCTAGACGTGGCTGGTCATGCGGGCGATATGCTGGGGGATGCCTATGAGTATCTGATCGGTCAGTTTGCGACTGACTCGGGTAAGAAAGCTGGTGAGTTTTATACACCTCAGCCTGTTGCCAAACTCATGACTCAGATTGCCTTTTTAGGTCGTGAAGACCAGGAAGGTTTTACCATCTATGATGCGACTATGGGGTCGGGCTCTCTCTTGCTAAATGCCAAGAAATATTCTCATAAACCGCAGACAGTCGTCTACTTTGGTCAGGAGCTCAATACTTCGACCTATAACCTAGCTCGGATGAACATGATCCTACACGGCGTTCCTGTTGAGAATCAATTCCTACACAATGCCGATACCTTGGATGAAGACTGGCCAACTCAAGAGCCGACCAACTTTGACGGTGTTCTCATGAACCCGCCATACTCTGCCAAGTGGTCAGCAAGTTCAGGCTTTATGGCTGACCCTCGTTTTTCTCCTTTTGGGAAACTGGCACCCCAGTCCAAGGCTGACTTTGCTTTTCTCCTACATGGATATTACCACCTCAAGCAGGATAATGGAGTAATGGCTATCGTTCTTCCCCACGGTGTTCTTTTCCGTGGGAATGCGGAAGGAACCATTCGCAAGGCCTTGTTAGAAGAAGGAGCTATTGATACGGTTATCGGTCTACCAGCCAATATCTTCTTTAATACTAGCATTCCAACTACGGTTATCATTCTCAAGAAGAACCGTACCAACCGTGATGTCTACTTTATCGATGCCTCTAAGGAGTTTGATAAGGGGAAAAATCAGAATATCATGACGGATGCCCATATCGAGAAGATTCTGGAAGCCTATAAGTCACGTGAGGAGATTGATAAGTTTGCTCATCTAGCAAGCTATGAAGAAATCGTCGAAAATGACTACAACCTCAATATCCCTCGCTATGTAGACACCTTTGAGGAAGAAGAAGTAGAGCCACTGACAGACATCGTCAGCAAGATTAATGAGACCAATAAAGCAATCGAAAGCCAAACAGCTTCCCTGCTTGAAATGCTCGGTCAACTCCACGGAACCACACCAGAAGCCGATGCTGAGCTCAAAGAGTTTTTGAAAAACTTTAAAGGGTGA
- a CDS encoding type II toxin-antitoxin system RelE/ParE family toxin, translated as MKLIYTNKTVKKQCTELRQAKKDFSDKVAVKLHLLINFLEAADSLASVTAFPKYHFHQLKGKRQGQFALDIDGRKSSYRLIVGFREEDLEKVFSSPIEIEILKIEEVSNHYE; from the coding sequence ATGAAGCTTATCTATACAAACAAAACTGTTAAAAAGCAGTGCACAGAGCTGAGACAGGCGAAAAAGGATTTTTCGGATAAGGTTGCTGTAAAGTTGCATCTCTTGATCAACTTTTTGGAAGCAGCAGATTCTTTGGCCAGTGTGACAGCTTTTCCTAAATATCACTTTCACCAACTTAAGGGAAAGAGACAGGGACAGTTTGCTTTAGATATAGATGGTCGAAAGAGTTCCTATCGTTTGATTGTGGGTTTTCGTGAAGAGGACCTAGAAAAGGTATTTTCCAGTCCTATTGAAATTGAAATCCTAAAAATAGAGGAGGTCAGCAATCACTATGAGTAA
- a CDS encoding HigA family addiction module antitoxin, with product MSNKIVEYKDLIAFHPGQYVEELIEDYNVTQKEFAERLGVSAKTVSKLVNAEESISKETAHKLAKLSGVSMQTWLNLQNAYDVKVAEIVEQKELEEGSEKEICEMIDFKYFKEKGYVPDKRYSLKEKIIELRKILGVASLENLTSFNHLVSYRNTREFTTKSIVNSNIMLELASKKARDTTTTKLNRKKLEKSLPALRELTRQDPEAFPQRLYDILLDCGVVLVGLPALPNANLNGATKKFSNGSALLLLTDRNKVSDIFWFSLFHEIGHILENDFSSDEGNSETYLRSEEQADQFAKDFLIRPEDYQAFVEKGNFDKKDIIRFAEEIDIHPSVVLGRLQNEGILGFDRFRELKENYYFVS from the coding sequence ATGAGTAATAAAATTGTTGAATACAAAGACCTGATTGCTTTTCATCCAGGTCAGTATGTTGAAGAGTTGATTGAAGATTATAACGTAACGCAGAAAGAATTTGCGGAGCGTTTGGGAGTTTCAGCAAAGACTGTCAGCAAGCTCGTCAATGCGGAGGAGTCTATTAGTAAAGAAACGGCACATAAGTTAGCCAAGCTAAGTGGAGTTTCCATGCAAACTTGGCTCAATCTTCAAAACGCTTACGATGTAAAAGTTGCAGAAATTGTAGAACAAAAAGAACTAGAAGAAGGTAGCGAGAAAGAAATCTGCGAGATGATTGATTTCAAGTATTTTAAGGAAAAAGGCTACGTTCCAGACAAACGCTATAGCTTGAAGGAAAAGATTATCGAACTTCGCAAAATTCTAGGCGTGGCAAGTTTAGAAAATCTTACATCTTTTAACCATCTAGTGAGTTATCGGAATACGCGTGAATTTACAACTAAAAGTATAGTCAACTCCAATATCATGCTGGAGTTGGCATCTAAAAAAGCACGTGATACAACAACTACTAAGCTCAATCGCAAAAAGTTAGAGAAAAGCTTGCCTGCCTTGAGAGAGTTGACCAGACAGGATCCAGAAGCCTTTCCTCAACGCTTGTATGATATCTTGTTAGACTGTGGTGTTGTCCTAGTCGGTCTGCCTGCTTTGCCAAATGCTAATCTGAATGGAGCGACTAAAAAATTCAGTAATGGCAGTGCCTTGCTTTTACTCACGGATCGAAATAAAGTATCAGATATTTTCTGGTTCTCACTCTTTCATGAGATAGGACATATTCTGGAGAATGATTTTTCATCTGATGAAGGAAACAGCGAAACCTATCTTCGTTCTGAGGAACAGGCAGATCAGTTTGCAAAAGATTTCTTGATTAGACCAGAAGACTATCAAGCTTTTGTTGAAAAAGGAAACTTTGATAAGAAGGATATCATACGTTTTGCTGAGGAGATAGATATTCATCCTAGCGTCGTTTTAGGCAGATTACAAAATGAGGGTATTCTCGGTTTTGATCGTTTCCGAGAACTAAAAGAAAATTATTACTTTGTTTCTTGA
- a CDS encoding YbgA family protein yields the protein MENNNQRALCQQLWAENKYLVLSHSSNIYKDIRQYLKQEVVELSQVQEMIDRACQIPEHRGQVCNSFQHIWGYFKKQASLDERKDYMLLLDRYRFGQASKEDLIARTRDLLERYPNAYLQHSTLLKGDSHETLA from the coding sequence ATGGAAAATAACAACCAACGTGCCCTTTGTCAGCAACTCTGGGCGGAAAATAAATACCTTGTTTTGAGCCATTCCAGCAATATTTACAAGGACATTCGTCAGTATCTCAAGCAAGAAGTGGTGGAGCTGAGTCAGGTTCAAGAGATGATTGACCGTGCCTGCCAGATTCCAGAGCACAGGGGTCAGGTTTGCAACTCCTTCCAGCATATTTGGGGCTATTTTAAAAAGCAAGCCAGCCTTGATGAACGCAAAGACTATATGCTTTTGCTGGACCGCTATCGCTTTGGTCAAGCTTCCAAGGAAGACTTGATTGCTAGGACTAGAGATTTGCTTGAACGATACCCAAATGCTTATCTGCAACATTCTACCTTGCTGAAAGGAGACTCCCATGAGACTTTGGCATGA
- a CDS encoding TIGR02328 family protein — protein MRLWHEDLISRLPRPQLLGQHRECCALRGNGWGRKHATVDYVFTHSPYRLYTYHCFIMEEMASRGYKVSPEWLDKNYRGKTCPPYQDLAEEKLKSPIYSEHDYAYYEECLDNLREKGIELE, from the coding sequence ATGAGACTTTGGCATGAGGATTTGATTTCACGACTTCCCCGTCCTCAGCTCTTGGGGCAGCATCGAGAGTGCTGTGCCCTTCGTGGCAATGGATGGGGCAGAAAACATGCGACGGTTGACTATGTCTTTACCCACTCGCCCTATCGTCTCTATACCTATCATTGCTTCATCATGGAGGAGATGGCTAGCCGTGGCTACAAGGTCAGTCCGGAGTGGCTGGATAAGAACTACCGTGGCAAGACCTGCCCTCCTTATCAAGACTTAGCAGAGGAAAAGCTGAAAAGTCCAATCTATAGTGAGCATGACTATGCCTACTATGAGGAGTGTCTGGACAATCTCCGTGAGAAAGGCATAGAGCTGGAGTAA
- a CDS encoding helix-turn-helix transcriptional regulator, with protein MKNSAIGSNWKNIRSELFTKEEILESDMRVAIMSELIEARHEQGISQKKLEELSGVSQPVIARMETGKTSPQLDTVLKVLASLGKTLAVVPLEQEKT; from the coding sequence ATGAAGAATAGTGCTATTGGGAGCAATTGGAAGAATATCCGGTCAGAACTTTTTACCAAGGAGGAAATCCTTGAAAGTGATATGCGGGTGGCTATCATGAGTGAATTGATCGAAGCCAGACATGAGCAAGGAATAAGTCAGAAAAAGCTAGAAGAACTTAGTGGAGTGAGCCAGCCTGTCATTGCTAGAATGGAAACAGGAAAGACTAGTCCTCAGTTGGATACGGTCTTAAAAGTTTTAGCCAGTTTAGGAAAGACACTAGCAGTCGTTCCACTTGAACAGGAAAAGACTTGA
- the metE gene encoding 5-methyltetrahydropteroyltriglutamate--homocysteine S-methyltransferase, producing MSTTIIGFPRLGEFRELKFTTEKYFRKEISEEELLAAAKELRAKHWNIVKEKGITEIPSNDFSHYDNFLDAAFLFNVVPASVQNLELSDLERYFALGRGYQGEKGDVRALPMKKWFNTNYHYIVPKFEKDTQVKLAGHKIFDEFQEAKELGLNTRPVLVGPFTFLQLSDFEEGVKAEDFVDSLVAAYQDVFAKLAELGATRIQLDEAALVKDLTEEEKALFLNIYNKLLADKKGLEVLLQTYFGDVRDVYADLVKLPVDAIGLDFVEGKKTLELVKGGFPADKTLYAGIVNGKNIWRNNYEKSLAVLEQIPAENIVLTSSCSLLHVPFTTANEEFEPAILNHFAFAVEKLDEIRDLDAIRNGQGAEALAANKELFATERVGENAELRARIAGLTDADYTRLPAFAEREAIQEDAFKLPALPTTTIGSFPQTKEVRAKRLAFRKGELSHEEYDAFIAETIDEWIKWQEEVGFDVLVHGEFERNDMVEYFGQNLSGYLFSKNGWVQSYGMRGVKPPIIWGDVTRLNPITVKWSSYAQRRTDKPVKGMLTGPVTILNWSFPREDISIKDSTLQIALAIKDEVLDLEAAGVKIIQIDEAALREKLPLRRSDWYEDYLDWAIPAFRLVHSTVAPDTQIHTHMCYSEFTDIIPAIDNMDADVISFEASRSNLEILDELKAQNFQTEVGPGVYDIHSPRVPNEGEIDHTIEAILAKVPSKKVWINPDCGLKTRGIPETKESLIRLVDAAKAARQKL from the coding sequence ATGTCAACTACAATTATCGGTTTCCCTCGTTTGGGTGAATTCCGCGAATTAAAATTTACAACTGAAAAATACTTTAGAAAAGAAATCTCAGAAGAAGAACTCTTGGCTGCTGCGAAAGAATTGCGTGCAAAACACTGGAACATCGTCAAAGAAAAAGGCATCACTGAAATTCCATCAAATGACTTTTCACACTATGACAACTTCCTTGATGCTGCTTTCCTTTTCAACGTAGTTCCTGCATCTGTTCAAAACTTGGAATTGTCTGATCTTGAACGTTACTTTGCTTTGGGACGTGGTTACCAAGGAGAAAAAGGGGATGTTCGTGCCCTTCCGATGAAGAAATGGTTCAATACGAACTACCACTATATCGTTCCTAAATTTGAAAAAGACACTCAAGTAAAATTAGCTGGTCACAAGATTTTCGATGAGTTCCAAGAAGCTAAAGAACTTGGTCTCAACACTCGTCCTGTCCTTGTAGGTCCATTCACATTCCTTCAATTGTCAGACTTTGAAGAAGGTGTGAAAGCAGAAGACTTCGTAGATAGCTTAGTGGCTGCTTACCAAGATGTTTTTGCGAAATTGGCTGAACTTGGTGCAACTCGTATCCAACTCGACGAAGCAGCTCTTGTAAAAGACTTGACAGAAGAAGAAAAAGCACTCTTCTTGAACATCTACAACAAGCTTTTGGCTGACAAAAAAGGTCTTGAAGTCTTGCTTCAAACTTACTTTGGAGACGTTCGTGACGTTTACGCTGACCTTGTGAAATTGCCAGTAGATGCGATTGGTCTTGACTTCGTTGAAGGTAAGAAAACTCTTGAACTCGTTAAAGGTGGATTCCCAGCTGATAAGACTCTTTATGCAGGTATTGTCAATGGTAAGAACATCTGGCGCAACAACTACGAAAAGAGCTTGGCTGTTCTTGAGCAAATCCCAGCTGAAAACATCGTTTTGACAAGCTCATGTTCACTTCTTCATGTGCCATTTACAACAGCTAACGAAGAATTTGAACCAGCTATCTTGAACCACTTTGCTTTCGCAGTTGAAAAATTGGATGAAATCCGTGACTTGGATGCTATCCGCAATGGTCAAGGTGCAGAAGCTCTTGCAGCAAACAAAGAACTCTTTGCGACTGAACGTGTTGGTGAAAATGCGGAACTTCGTGCCCGTATCGCAGGATTGACAGATGCAGACTACACTCGTTTGCCAGCCTTTGCAGAACGTGAAGCTATTCAAGAAGATGCCTTCAAACTTCCAGCTCTTCCAACAACAACTATCGGTTCATTCCCTCAAACGAAGGAAGTTCGTGCTAAACGTTTGGCCTTCCGTAAGGGTGAATTGTCACACGAAGAATACGATGCCTTCATTGCTGAAACCATCGACGAATGGATCAAATGGCAAGAAGAAGTTGGATTTGACGTGCTTGTACACGGTGAATTCGAACGTAATGACATGGTTGAGTACTTCGGTCAAAACTTGTCAGGTTACCTCTTCTCTAAGAATGGTTGGGTACAATCATACGGTATGCGTGGGGTTAAACCACCAATCATCTGGGGTGATGTGACTCGTCTCAACCCAATCACTGTGAAATGGTCTAGCTACGCACAAAGACGTACTGACAAACCTGTTAAAGGTATGTTGACTGGACCTGTTACCATCCTTAACTGGTCATTCCCACGTGAAGACATCTCTATCAAGGATTCTACTCTTCAAATCGCTCTTGCAATCAAGGATGAAGTTCTTGACCTTGAAGCTGCAGGCGTGAAAATCATCCAAATCGACGAGGCTGCTCTTCGTGAGAAATTGCCACTCCGTCGTAGCGACTGGTACGAAGACTACCTTGACTGGGCTATTCCAGCCTTCCGCTTGGTACACTCAACAGTAGCTCCAGATACACAAATCCACACTCACATGTGTTACTCAGAATTTACAGATATCATCCCAGCTATCGACAACATGGATGCGGACGTTATCTCATTTGAAGCTAGCCGTTCAAATCTTGAAATCTTGGACGAACTCAAAGCTCAAAACTTCCAGACAGAAGTGGGTCCTGGAGTTTACGATATCCACTCTCCTCGTGTGCCTAACGAAGGCGAAATCGACCACACCATCGAAGCCATCCTTGCTAAAGTACCAAGCAAGAAAGTATGGATCAACCCTGACTGTGGTTTGAAAACACGTGGTATCCCAGAAACGAAAGAAAGCTTGATCCGCCTTGTAGACGCTGCGAAAGCTGCACGTCAGAAATTGTAA
- the metF gene encoding methylenetetrahydrofolate reductase [NAD(P)H] — translation MSRQTPSLSFEVFPPNPAVGNDKIIAALKDMQGLAPHFISVTASNNKFNIKETTVRLADYIQNDLEIPTIAHLPAIYLTKDKVAETIADLDKVGVQKILALRGDIIPDVEPQKDFRYATDLIEFIKEQAPHFEIIGACYPEGHPDSPNQISDIQNLKKKVDAGCSSLVTQLFFDNERFYDFQDKCTLAGIDVPIHAGIMPILNRNQALRLLKTCENIHLPRKFKAILDKYENDPESLRAAGLAYAVDQIVDLVTQDVAGVHLYTMNNADTAQYIHQATHALFNHQS, via the coding sequence ATGTCGCGTCAAACACCGTCACTCTCATTTGAAGTTTTCCCTCCAAACCCAGCAGTAGGCAATGACAAAATTATTGCAGCTCTGAAAGACATGCAGGGCTTGGCACCACACTTCATCAGTGTAACTGCCAGCAATAATAAATTTAATATCAAAGAGACGACGGTTCGTTTGGCAGACTATATCCAAAATGACTTGGAGATTCCGACCATTGCTCACTTGCCAGCTATTTATCTAACTAAGGATAAGGTGGCTGAGACCATTGCAGATTTGGATAAGGTTGGGGTTCAGAAAATCTTGGCTCTTCGTGGAGATATCATTCCTGATGTGGAGCCACAAAAAGATTTCCGTTACGCGACTGACTTGATCGAGTTTATCAAGGAACAGGCGCCACATTTTGAAATTATTGGAGCTTGTTATCCAGAAGGACATCCTGATTCGCCAAACCAAATCTCAGATATTCAAAATCTCAAGAAAAAAGTAGATGCAGGCTGTTCAAGTCTTGTCACTCAGCTTTTCTTTGACAATGAGCGTTTCTACGATTTCCAAGACAAATGTACCTTGGCAGGGATTGATGTTCCTATTCATGCAGGAATCATGCCAATCCTGAATCGTAACCAAGCTCTTCGTCTCTTGAAGACTTGTGAGAATATCCATCTCCCACGTAAGTTTAAGGCTATCTTGGACAAGTATGAGAATGACCCTGAGTCACTCAGAGCAGCAGGACTTGCCTATGCTGTAGACCAAATCGTGGACTTGGTAACGCAAGATGTAGCAGGGGTACATCTCTACACCATGAACAATGCAGACACTGCTCAGTACATCCACCAAGCAACCCATGCCTTGTTCAATCATCAATCTTAA